A genome region from Streptomyces antimycoticus includes the following:
- a CDS encoding AIM24 family protein, with product MPFTLLTSRMVEAQVLPGQTLFSQRGAMLAYRGDVRFTPSITGGQRGVRGMIGRRIADEDTPLMTVEGQGTVMFGHGGHHVQVIDLAGDTLYVESDRLLAFDGSLRQGTMFMGSQGGVMGMVRGQVTGQGLFTTTLEGHGSAAVMAHGGVLELPIGPGRPVHVDPQAYVAHRGDVRNKLSTAIGWREMVGRGSGEAFQLELSGTGMVYVQASEEKL from the coding sequence ATGCCGTTCACCTTGCTCACCTCCCGCATGGTCGAGGCCCAGGTGCTGCCCGGGCAGACCCTGTTCAGCCAGCGCGGCGCGATGCTCGCGTACCGCGGGGACGTACGGTTCACCCCCAGCATCACCGGCGGGCAGCGCGGGGTGCGGGGGATGATCGGGCGGCGGATCGCCGACGAGGACACCCCGCTGATGACCGTCGAGGGCCAGGGCACGGTGATGTTCGGGCACGGCGGCCATCACGTCCAGGTGATCGACCTGGCCGGCGACACCCTCTATGTGGAGTCGGACCGGCTGCTGGCCTTCGACGGCTCGCTGCGCCAGGGCACGATGTTCATGGGCTCCCAGGGCGGCGTGATGGGCATGGTGCGCGGCCAGGTCACCGGACAGGGGCTGTTCACCACCACCCTGGAGGGGCACGGCTCCGCGGCGGTCATGGCGCACGGCGGGGTGCTGGAGCTGCCGATCGGCCCGGGACGTCCGGTGCATGTCGATCCGCAAGCCTATGTCGCCCACCGGGGTGATGTTCGCAATAAGCTCTCGACGGCGATCGGCTGGCGCGAAATGGTGGGCCGCGGCTCGGGGGAGGCGTTCCAACTGGAGCTGTCCGGCACCGGCATGGTCTATGTCCAGGCATCGGAGGAGAAGCTGTGA
- a CDS encoding DUF6230 family protein: MESVARGGTRWKRFAVVMVPSVAATAAIGVALSQGALAASFNVSGQQFKVSVDRLDGTGFAQYGALDTQHGGKKIPVAVSAFKSAKLKGLCQSVVIPVPVFGDVSLKLTAGNGSKQVEAKNLFIDLDQLNADATFRGIDIGVAAGDAHKGPGINKGDAADPGSFGQQSDSATLVGVKQTAWATSAGTFKLSGLSMKVSKGKNECF; this comes from the coding sequence ATGGAGTCCGTGGCTCGTGGCGGCACCAGATGGAAGCGGTTCGCCGTTGTCATGGTGCCGAGCGTTGCTGCCACGGCCGCGATCGGCGTCGCCCTGTCCCAGGGTGCGCTCGCGGCCTCGTTCAACGTGTCCGGTCAGCAGTTCAAGGTCTCGGTCGACCGGCTCGACGGCACCGGGTTCGCGCAGTACGGCGCGCTGGACACCCAGCACGGGGGCAAGAAGATCCCCGTCGCGGTGTCGGCGTTCAAGAGCGCGAAGCTCAAGGGCCTGTGCCAGTCCGTCGTGATCCCGGTTCCCGTCTTCGGCGATGTGTCGCTGAAGCTGACGGCAGGCAACGGCAGCAAGCAGGTCGAGGCCAAGAACCTCTTCATCGATCTCGATCAGCTCAACGCGGACGCCACGTTCCGTGGGATCGACATCGGTGTGGCGGCGGGTGACGCGCACAAGGGTCCTGGCATCAACAAGGGCGATGCGGCCGATCCCGGTTCGTTCGGCCAGCAGTCGGATTCGGCGACGCTGGTCGGTGTGAAGCAGACCGCCTGGGCGACCAGTGCGGGCACGTTCAAGCTCTCCGGCCTTTCGATGAAGGTCAGCAAGGGCAAGAACGAGTGCTTCTGA
- a CDS encoding ArsR/SmtB family transcription factor, whose amino-acid sequence MPLHMHFGAADLLRCRFAISPLCQTHEAVRTLRRTERHGYHLPWLRRVREAVTGLDLSELWLLMPGRGGYTPDFLGPPPEVPYAPFEDELARMRSTDPAAAHRELVLSLACTPGAAESPRGRAMLADPARAVQRLADVTERAWRALVAPDWPRLRALLEADIGYRSRQLADGGLERLFADLRPALRWTDGTLTIRTSALPARTQDLDGRGLLLMPSVFVWPDVVSGFAPPWQPTVIYPARGVGGLWREPDAEGRDALVRLLGAGRAAVLSALEEPASTSALAARLGLAPSSVSAHLGVLRAAGLLSSRRQGHQVLYERTPLGMALVGGG is encoded by the coding sequence ATGCCACTGCATATGCATTTCGGCGCCGCCGACCTGCTGCGCTGCCGGTTCGCGATCTCGCCGCTGTGCCAGACGCATGAGGCGGTGCGCACGCTGCGCCGGACCGAGCGGCACGGCTACCACCTGCCCTGGCTGCGGCGGGTGCGGGAGGCGGTGACCGGGCTCGATCTGTCGGAGCTGTGGCTGCTGATGCCCGGGCGGGGCGGCTACACACCGGACTTCCTGGGCCCGCCGCCGGAGGTGCCGTACGCGCCGTTCGAGGACGAGCTGGCCCGGATGCGGTCCACGGACCCCGCCGCCGCCCACCGGGAGCTGGTCCTCTCGCTGGCGTGCACCCCGGGGGCCGCCGAGTCCCCGCGGGGCCGGGCGATGCTGGCCGATCCGGCGCGGGCGGTCCAGCGGCTGGCCGATGTGACCGAACGGGCCTGGCGGGCCCTGGTCGCCCCGGACTGGCCCCGGCTGCGGGCCCTGCTGGAGGCCGATATCGGCTATCGCTCCCGGCAGTTGGCCGACGGCGGCCTGGAGCGGCTGTTCGCCGATCTGCGCCCCGCGCTGCGGTGGACCGACGGCACGCTCACCATCCGTACCTCCGCGCTCCCCGCCCGGACCCAGGACCTCGACGGCCGCGGGTTGCTGCTGATGCCCAGCGTCTTCGTCTGGCCGGATGTGGTGAGCGGCTTCGCCCCGCCGTGGCAGCCCACGGTGATCTATCCGGCGCGCGGCGTCGGCGGGCTGTGGCGGGAGCCGGACGCGGAGGGCAGGGACGCGCTCGTACGTCTCCTGGGCGCGGGTCGCGCCGCGGTCCTCTCCGCTCTGGAGGAACCCGCCTCCACCTCCGCGCTGGCCGCCCGCCTCGGCCTCGCGCCCTCGTCGGTCTCGGCGCATCTCGGGGTGCTGCGCGCCGCCGGACTGCTCAGCTCACGGCGCCAGGGCCATCAGGTGCTGTACGAGCGCACGCCGCTGGGCATGGCCCTGGTGGGCGGGGGCTGA
- a CDS encoding DUF3817 domain-containing protein → MDFKTATALRRLRLVSAPEAVSFLLLLICSVLKRTSDFNAVPVMGMVHGVLFILYVVFWADAWNRAKWKWQTAALYFVLSVLPTGGFFAERKLKRETEAGVIAARARKEGVVNA, encoded by the coding sequence GTGGACTTCAAGACCGCCACCGCGCTGCGCCGGCTCCGCCTGGTCTCCGCGCCCGAGGCCGTGTCGTTCCTGCTGCTGCTCATCTGCTCGGTGCTCAAGCGCACCTCGGACTTCAACGCGGTGCCGGTGATGGGCATGGTGCACGGCGTGCTCTTCATCCTCTACGTGGTCTTCTGGGCGGACGCCTGGAACCGCGCCAAGTGGAAGTGGCAGACCGCGGCCCTGTACTTCGTCCTCTCCGTCCTGCCCACCGGCGGCTTCTTCGCCGAGCGCAAGCTCAAGCGGGAGACCGAGGCCGGTGTGATCGCGGCCCGCGCCCGTAAGGAGGGCGTGGTCAACGCATGA
- a CDS encoding MTH1187 family thiamine-binding protein — MIVAFSVTPLGVGEDVGEYVADAVRVVRESGLPNRTDAMFTSIEGEWDEVMDVVKRAVAVVEARAPRVSVVLKADIRPGVTDGLTSKVETVERHLSD; from the coding sequence ATGATCGTCGCCTTTTCGGTGACGCCGCTGGGCGTCGGCGAGGATGTGGGGGAGTACGTCGCCGACGCGGTGCGGGTGGTCCGTGAGTCGGGGCTGCCGAACCGTACGGACGCGATGTTCACCTCGATCGAGGGCGAGTGGGACGAGGTCATGGACGTCGTCAAGCGCGCCGTCGCCGTGGTGGAGGCGCGGGCGCCCCGGGTCTCGGTGGTCCTCAAGGCCGATATCCGCCCGGGCGTCACGGACGGTCTGACCTCCAAGGTCGAGACGGTCGAGCGCCATCTGTCCGACTGA
- a CDS encoding AIM24 family protein translates to MAQFRLQGSRVLAVDLTGDSVKAKNGAMVAYEGDMTFKKKTGGGEGLRGMVTRRLTGEQMAVMEVKGHGTCYFADRASEINLVSLHGEKLYVESSNLLCTDSALRTGASFTGLRGSAQGNGLFTTTVEGTGQAALVSAGTAIVLRVTPQTPLQVDPGAYLAHTGGLKQHFQTGVNFRALIGESGGESFQIRFEGDGLVYVQPSERNTIGGEL, encoded by the coding sequence GTGGCTCAGTTTCGGCTCCAGGGAAGCAGGGTGCTCGCGGTCGACCTGACCGGCGACTCCGTGAAGGCCAAGAACGGCGCGATGGTCGCCTACGAGGGGGATATGACCTTCAAGAAGAAGACCGGCGGCGGGGAGGGGCTGCGCGGGATGGTGACCCGGCGGCTCACCGGAGAGCAGATGGCGGTCATGGAGGTGAAGGGGCACGGTACGTGCTACTTCGCCGACCGGGCGAGCGAGATCAACCTGGTGTCGCTGCACGGCGAGAAGCTCTATGTGGAGTCCAGCAATCTGCTGTGCACGGACTCCGCGCTGCGCACCGGCGCCTCCTTCACCGGGCTGCGCGGCTCCGCACAGGGCAACGGCCTGTTCACCACGACCGTCGAGGGCACCGGCCAGGCCGCGCTCGTCTCGGCCGGCACGGCGATCGTGCTGCGCGTCACCCCGCAGACCCCGCTGCAGGTCGACCCGGGCGCGTACCTCGCCCACACCGGCGGCCTCAAGCAGCACTTCCAGACGGGGGTGAACTTCCGGGCGCTGATAGGCGAGAGCGGCGGGGAGTCCTTCCAGATCCGCTTCGAGGGCGACGGACTGGTCTACGTCCAGCCCAGCGAACGCAACACCATTGGAGGTGAGCTGTGA
- a CDS encoding AIM24 family protein: MNSPVIHDAWTLPVDDNINPYAFSVDLNGQWFLQKGKMVAYYGQIDFHGVGLGHLDHLIAYSFHSPLHAADWVVAEGQGKMVLADRAFDVNSYDLDDGNLSIRSGNLLAFQPSLSLKQSIVPGFLTLIGTGKFVAASNGPVVFMEPPIRVDPQALVGWADCPTPCHHYDHQYLRGFLGAVRSRTGIGGASGEEHQFEFVGAGTVLLQSTEQVVAEISVGETGGTGS, from the coding sequence GTGAACAGCCCCGTCATCCACGACGCCTGGACGCTGCCCGTCGACGACAACATCAATCCGTACGCCTTCAGCGTGGACTTGAACGGCCAGTGGTTCCTGCAGAAGGGGAAGATGGTCGCCTACTACGGGCAGATCGACTTCCATGGCGTCGGCCTCGGCCACCTCGACCACCTCATCGCGTACAGCTTCCACTCCCCGCTGCACGCGGCGGACTGGGTGGTGGCCGAGGGCCAGGGAAAGATGGTGCTCGCCGACCGCGCCTTCGACGTCAACTCCTATGACCTGGACGACGGCAACCTCTCCATCCGGTCCGGCAATCTGCTGGCCTTCCAGCCGTCGCTGTCCCTGAAGCAGTCCATCGTCCCGGGCTTTCTCACCCTCATCGGCACCGGGAAGTTCGTGGCCGCGTCCAATGGGCCCGTGGTCTTCATGGAGCCGCCGATCCGGGTGGATCCGCAGGCACTGGTGGGCTGGGCGGACTGCCCGACGCCGTGCCACCACTACGACCACCAGTATCTGCGCGGCTTCCTCGGGGCCGTCAGGTCGCGCACGGGGATCGGGGGCGCGTCGGGCGAGGAGCACCAGTTCGAGTTCGTGGGCGCGGGGACCGTACTGCTGCAGTCCACGGAGCAAGTCGTCGCCGAGATATCGGTCGGCGAGACAGGGGGTACCGGTTCGTGA
- a CDS encoding acyl-CoA mutase large subunit family protein: protein MDAEGIEAGRRRWQARYDAAHKRDAAGGSGAKPPRDWTRSTLSGDPVEPVYGPAPGDTVEGFERIGWPGEFPYTRGLYATGYRGRAWTIRQFAGFGNAEQTNERYKMILKAGGGGLSVAFDMPTLMGRDSDDPHALGEVGHCGVAIDSAADMEILFKDIPLGDVTTSMTISGPAVPVFCMYLVAAERQGVDISRLNGTLQTDIFKEYIAQKEWLFPPEPHLKLIGDLMEYCSEGIPAYKPLSVSGYHIREAGATAAQELAYTLADGFGYVELGLSRGLDVDTFAPGLSFFFDAHVDFFEEIAKFRAARRIWARWMRDVYGAKTEKAQWLRFHTQTAGVSLTAQQPYNNVVRTAVEALAAVLGGTNSLHTNALDETLALPSEQAAEIALRTQQVLMEETGVLNVADPLGGSWYIEALTDRIEADAEKIFEQIKERGRRTVPDGQQPQWPITAGILQGIEDGWFTGEIAESAFRYQRSLEKGDKKVVGVNCHEGSVTGDLEILRVSHEVEREQVRVLGARKAGRDEGEIAEGLKALVAAAREGSNMIEPMLKAVRAEASLGEICDALRDEWGIYTEPAGF, encoded by the coding sequence ATGGACGCCGAAGGCATTGAGGCGGGCCGCCGACGGTGGCAGGCCCGGTACGACGCGGCACACAAGCGCGACGCGGCCGGGGGTTCGGGGGCGAAGCCCCCAAGGGATTGGACGCGCTCCACGCTGTCCGGGGACCCCGTCGAGCCGGTCTACGGACCCGCCCCGGGCGACACCGTGGAGGGGTTCGAGCGGATCGGCTGGCCCGGCGAGTTCCCGTACACCCGTGGCCTCTACGCCACCGGCTACCGGGGCCGGGCCTGGACCATCCGCCAGTTCGCGGGGTTCGGCAATGCCGAGCAGACCAATGAGCGCTACAAGATGATCCTCAAGGCGGGCGGCGGCGGGCTCTCGGTCGCCTTCGACATGCCGACCCTGATGGGCCGCGACTCCGACGATCCGCACGCGCTCGGCGAGGTCGGCCACTGCGGTGTCGCCATCGACTCCGCCGCCGACATGGAGATCCTCTTCAAGGACATCCCGCTCGGCGATGTCACCACCTCGATGACCATCAGCGGTCCGGCCGTCCCCGTCTTCTGTATGTACCTGGTCGCCGCCGAGCGCCAGGGCGTGGACATCTCGCGGCTCAACGGCACCCTCCAGACGGACATCTTCAAGGAGTACATCGCGCAGAAGGAGTGGCTCTTCCCGCCCGAGCCGCATCTGAAGCTGATCGGCGACCTGATGGAGTACTGCTCCGAGGGCATCCCGGCGTACAAGCCGCTGTCCGTCTCCGGGTACCACATCCGCGAGGCCGGGGCGACGGCCGCGCAGGAGCTCGCGTACACCCTCGCCGACGGCTTCGGGTATGTGGAGCTCGGCCTCTCCCGCGGGCTGGACGTCGACACCTTCGCGCCCGGGCTGTCCTTCTTCTTCGACGCGCACGTCGACTTCTTCGAGGAGATCGCCAAATTCCGCGCCGCCCGCCGGATCTGGGCCCGCTGGATGCGCGATGTCTACGGGGCGAAAACCGAGAAGGCGCAGTGGCTGCGGTTCCACACCCAGACCGCCGGGGTCTCGCTCACCGCCCAGCAGCCGTACAACAACGTGGTGCGGACGGCGGTGGAGGCCCTCGCCGCGGTCCTCGGCGGCACCAACTCGCTGCACACCAACGCCCTGGACGAGACCCTCGCCCTGCCCAGTGAGCAGGCCGCCGAGATCGCCCTGCGCACCCAGCAGGTGCTGATGGAGGAGACCGGGGTCCTCAATGTGGCCGATCCGCTGGGCGGTTCCTGGTACATCGAGGCGCTGACCGACCGGATCGAGGCCGACGCCGAGAAGATCTTCGAGCAGATCAAGGAGCGCGGCCGCCGCACGGTGCCGGACGGGCAGCAGCCCCAGTGGCCGATCACCGCCGGCATCCTCCAGGGCATCGAGGACGGCTGGTTCACCGGCGAGATCGCCGAATCCGCCTTCCGCTACCAGCGCTCCCTGGAGAAGGGGGACAAGAAGGTCGTCGGCGTCAACTGCCACGAGGGCTCGGTCACCGGCGATCTGGAGATCCTGCGGGTCAGCCACGAGGTCGAGCGCGAGCAGGTGCGGGTGCTGGGCGCCCGTAAGGCCGGCCGGGACGAGGGTGAGATCGCCGAGGGGCTGAAGGCGCTGGTCGCCGCCGCCCGCGAGGGCTCCAACATGATCGAGCCGATGCTGAAGGCGGTGCGCGCCGAGGCGAGCCTCGGCGAGATCTGCGACGCCCTCCGCGACGAGTGGGGAATCTATACGGAGCCGGCCGGCTTCTGA
- a CDS encoding DUF3817 domain-containing protein, translating into MKRSVLTRYRVMAYVTAVMLLVLCTCMVFKYGFDTGEDLTLVVSQIHGVLYIIYLVFAFDLGSKAKWPFGKLLWVLVAGTIPTAAFFVERKVTREVEPLVSGAEPAPAQV; encoded by the coding sequence ATGAAACGCAGCGTGCTGACCCGCTACCGGGTCATGGCTTACGTCACCGCAGTGATGCTGCTCGTGCTCTGCACCTGCATGGTGTTCAAGTACGGCTTCGACACGGGCGAGGACCTCACGCTCGTGGTCTCCCAGATCCACGGCGTGCTCTACATCATCTACCTGGTCTTCGCCTTCGACCTCGGCTCCAAGGCCAAATGGCCGTTCGGCAAGCTGCTGTGGGTCCTGGTCGCGGGCACCATCCCGACGGCCGCGTTCTTCGTCGAGCGCAAGGTCACCCGCGAGGTGGAGCCGCTGGTCAGCGGCGCCGAGCCCGCGCCCGCGCAGGTCTGA
- a CDS encoding tetratricopeptide repeat protein — protein MQPRNMSMSGVVDLAAVKAAGEAKQKAEKARAQAARSGGAAAPARLIFNVDEAGFQQDVLQRSTEVPVVIDFWAEWCEPCKQLGPILERLATEYAGQFVLAKIDVDANQMLFQQFGVQGIPAVFAVIAGQPVPLFQGAAPEAQIRQVLDQLIQAAEQQFGIVGTPVEPGAQDEGAEEAAPEVPESPQETALGAAHQALDAGDLGGAVRAYQSVLADDPANDEAKLGLAQAQLLERVQGVDATQARKAAAENPADAKAQITAADLDLVGGHVEDAFGRLVDTVRRTAGDDRDAARVHLLSLFEVIGGEDPRVVAARSALARVLF, from the coding sequence ATGCAGCCACGGAACATGTCCATGAGTGGAGTGGTCGACCTCGCCGCGGTGAAGGCGGCCGGAGAAGCGAAGCAGAAGGCGGAGAAGGCGCGGGCCCAGGCGGCCCGCTCCGGGGGCGCCGCGGCGCCCGCCCGTCTGATCTTCAATGTCGACGAAGCGGGTTTTCAGCAGGACGTCCTGCAGCGCTCCACCGAAGTGCCGGTCGTCATCGACTTCTGGGCCGAGTGGTGCGAGCCGTGCAAGCAGCTCGGTCCCATCCTGGAGCGGCTGGCGACGGAGTACGCCGGGCAGTTCGTCCTCGCCAAGATCGACGTCGACGCCAACCAGATGCTCTTCCAGCAGTTCGGCGTGCAGGGCATCCCCGCGGTCTTCGCGGTGATCGCGGGCCAGCCGGTGCCGCTCTTCCAGGGTGCCGCGCCCGAGGCGCAGATCCGCCAGGTGCTGGACCAGCTGATCCAGGCGGCGGAGCAGCAGTTCGGCATCGTGGGTACACCTGTCGAACCCGGCGCCCAGGACGAGGGCGCCGAGGAGGCCGCCCCGGAGGTCCCCGAGTCGCCGCAGGAGACCGCGCTCGGCGCGGCCCATCAGGCGCTGGACGCCGGCGACCTGGGCGGTGCGGTGCGGGCGTACCAGAGCGTGCTCGCCGACGACCCGGCCAACGACGAGGCGAAGCTGGGCCTGGCCCAGGCCCAGTTGCTGGAGCGCGTTCAGGGAGTGGACGCCACCCAGGCGCGCAAGGCGGCCGCGGAGAACCCCGCGGATGCCAAGGCCCAGATCACGGCGGCCGACCTGGACTTGGTGGGCGGTCATGTGGAAGACGCCTTCGGGCGGTTGGTGGACACAGTGCGTCGCACCGCTGGGGACGATCGGGACGCGGCGCGCGTTCATCTCCTGAGTCTGTTCGAGGTGATTGGCGGTGAGGATCCCCGAGTGGTGGCGGCGCGCAGCGCGTTGGCGCGCGTGCTGTTCTGA
- a CDS encoding MarR family winged helix-turn-helix transcriptional regulator gives MPKPLSLSFDPIARADELWKQRWGSVPSMGAITSIMRAHQILLSQVDAVVRPYGLTFARYEALVLLTFSKSGELPMSKIGERLMVHPTSVTNTVDRLVKSGLVDKRPNPNDGRGTLASITDRGREVVESATRDLMAMEFGLGVYDAEDCGKIFEMLRPLRVAAEDFEDG, from the coding sequence GTGCCGAAGCCGCTCAGCCTGTCGTTCGACCCCATCGCCCGTGCCGATGAGCTCTGGAAGCAGCGGTGGGGGTCCGTGCCCTCCATGGGCGCGATCACCTCGATCATGCGGGCCCACCAGATTCTGCTCAGCCAGGTCGACGCGGTCGTCAGACCGTACGGACTGACCTTCGCCCGCTATGAGGCGCTGGTGCTGCTCACCTTCTCCAAATCCGGCGAGCTGCCGATGTCCAAGATCGGCGAGCGGCTGATGGTCCACCCGACCTCGGTCACCAATACGGTGGACCGCCTGGTCAAATCGGGTCTGGTCGACAAGCGGCCGAACCCCAACGACGGCCGCGGCACCCTGGCCTCGATCACCGACCGGGGCCGTGAGGTGGTCGAATCGGCCACCCGCGATCTGATGGCGATGGAATTCGGGCTCGGGGTCTACGACGCCGAGGACTGCGGCAAGATCTTCGAGATGCTGCGCCCGCTGCGGGTCGCCGCGGAGGACTTCGAGGACGGCTGA
- a CDS encoding MFS transporter has protein sequence MSTPSGPGTTDPLESRPDAHASRPELAPGDDQGPPRGPGSVGYGAVFAVREFRAVFAAHLVSMLGEMVGQIALSVLVFRLTGSPLLSALTFATSMLPYVIGGALLSSVADRFPARRVLVVCDLVHAGCVAAMVVPGMPVAALLALRCVPAAISPVFSGTRSATLGDILGEGDAFVLGRSVIRITAQTAQLAGFGVGGLLLAAVSPRAALALTAAALVGSALVLRFGTRRRPARQVAGGGAPPATAGRCPLLGDSLSGMRRLFADRRIRALMLLSWVPPMFVVMPEALLTPYSDGLGLGSVGLGLLMCGMPVGAIASEALVGSLLGPRARARLTLPVGVLAMLPALGYAVRPSFGWALALQMLTGCGIAYSLGLDQWFLAAVPDELRGRAMTVLTAGLMTAQGLGMAVSGAVAEFVPVHVVAATAGGCGALCSLLVALEVRRTVPGPARPEV, from the coding sequence ATGTCAACGCCCTCCGGGCCCGGTACGACGGACCCTCTCGAGTCGCGCCCCGACGCGCACGCCTCCCGACCCGAGCTCGCGCCCGGTGACGACCAGGGGCCGCCGCGGGGTCCGGGGAGCGTTGGCTATGGCGCGGTGTTCGCGGTCCGGGAGTTCCGGGCCGTCTTCGCCGCGCACCTGGTCTCCATGCTCGGCGAGATGGTCGGCCAGATCGCGCTCTCCGTACTCGTCTTCCGGCTCACCGGATCGCCGCTGCTCAGCGCCCTGACGTTCGCCACCTCGATGCTGCCGTATGTGATCGGCGGCGCCCTGCTGTCCTCCGTCGCCGACCGCTTCCCGGCCCGCCGGGTGCTGGTGGTCTGCGATCTGGTGCACGCCGGATGCGTGGCCGCCATGGTGGTGCCGGGGATGCCGGTGGCCGCGCTGCTGGCGCTGCGCTGTGTGCCCGCCGCGATCTCGCCGGTGTTCAGCGGGACCCGGTCGGCGACGCTCGGCGACATCCTCGGCGAGGGCGACGCCTTCGTCCTCGGCCGCTCGGTCATCCGGATCACCGCCCAGACCGCGCAGCTCGCCGGGTTCGGGGTCGGCGGGCTGCTGCTGGCCGCCGTCTCGCCGCGGGCCGCGCTGGCGCTCACGGCGGCGGCGCTCGTCGGCTCGGCGCTGGTGCTCCGCTTCGGCACCCGCCGCCGCCCGGCGCGGCAGGTGGCCGGCGGCGGGGCTCCCCCAGCTACCGCTGGGAGGTGCCCCCTGCTCGGGGACTCGCTGAGCGGGATGCGGCGGCTGTTCGCGGACCGCAGGATCCGGGCGCTGATGCTGCTGTCGTGGGTGCCGCCGATGTTCGTGGTGATGCCGGAGGCCCTGCTGACGCCGTACTCCGATGGGCTGGGACTCGGCTCGGTCGGGCTCGGGCTGCTGATGTGCGGGATGCCGGTCGGCGCGATCGCCAGCGAGGCGCTGGTGGGCTCGCTGCTGGGACCGCGCGCCCGGGCCCGGCTGACGCTGCCGGTCGGCGTCCTGGCGATGCTGCCCGCCCTGGGGTACGCCGTCCGTCCGTCATTCGGCTGGGCGCTGGCCCTGCAGATGCTGACCGGCTGCGGTATCGCCTACAGCCTCGGCCTCGACCAGTGGTTTCTCGCCGCCGTACCGGACGAGCTGCGCGGCCGGGCGATGACGGTGCTGACGGCCGGGCTGATGACCGCGCAGGGTCTTGGCATGGCGGTCTCCGGCGCGGTCGCCGAGTTCGTACCGGTCCATGTGGTCGCCGCGACGGCGGGGGGCTGCGGGGCGCTGTGCTCGCTGCTGGTGGCGCTGGAGGTGCGGCGCACCGTCCCCGGGCCCGCCCGGCCCGAAGTGTGA
- a CDS encoding MarR family winged helix-turn-helix transcriptional regulator, producing METENGTRWLSDEEQRAWRTHLDVSRLLTYQLEKDLQPFGLTMNDYEILVNLSESEDRRMRMSDLASATLQSKSRLSHQITRMENAGLVRRENCESDRRGLYAVLTEHGWETMRKVAPHHVASVRNHFIDLLAPEDLKALYGSLVPVAEHLRAQRGRV from the coding sequence ATGGAGACCGAGAACGGCACGCGCTGGCTCAGCGATGAGGAACAGCGCGCGTGGCGCACCCACCTGGATGTCAGCCGGCTGCTGACCTACCAGCTCGAAAAAGACCTGCAGCCGTTCGGCCTGACCATGAACGACTACGAGATCCTGGTCAACCTCTCGGAGTCGGAGGACCGCCGGATGCGGATGAGCGATCTCGCCTCCGCGACCCTGCAGTCCAAGAGCCGGCTGTCCCACCAGATCACCCGGATGGAGAACGCCGGCCTGGTCCGCCGCGAGAACTGCGAATCCGACCGACGGGGGCTGTACGCCGTGCTGACCGAGCACGGCTGGGAAACCATGCGCAAGGTCGCACCCCACCATGTGGCGTCCGTGCGCAACCACTTCATCGATCTGCTCGCGCCGGAGGACCTCAAGGCGCTGTACGGATCGCTGGTGCCCGTCGCCGAGCATCTGCGCGCCCAGCGGGGCCGGGTCTAG